The sequence TGATGAAGCCGGTCCGTGAATTTCGAGCTTCATTTATCTGTGTGTTCATCCTGTCATCTGTCCTGTCATTCGTCCACGTGCTGCAGCGCCGTGAGCAGAATGTCCTTGATGTGATGGTCGTCCAGGGAGTAATACACCACCTTTCCATCTTTGCGAAATTTAACCAGCTTGGCCATCCGAAGCGTTTTGAGCTGATGGGAAATGGCGGACTTGGTCATATTGAGAAGAGCTGCGAGGTCACAAACACACAGTTCGCTTTCTTCCAAAGCCCACAGGATCCGGATACGCGTGCTGTCGGCGAACATCTTGAAAAAATCCGCCACGTCGTACAGACGCGACTCCTCCGGCATTTGGGGCTTCACCCGGTCCACGACGTCCTGATGAACGGCTTCGCAGTCACAAAACAGAATTTTGTTGTCCATGAATGCCTCCTTCATAATTAATAACTCCCCTGCGTCAATACTTTTTTTAAACTTTTTTATTAATAATTGTTCACATGTTCAATCGTTATTTCGAATTATAGTTGCGCAATCGTTCAATTGTCAAGAGGTCGCTTCTAAATTTGCGTTTCTGAATTTGCGCTTCTACGCGCCGGTATTTTGAAGGTTAGCCTCAAACTGTTATAATTACTTTTGTTGCGTACACAGATAATTTGCGCTCCCGGTGTCGATAAAAGAAACTATCGAAAGGCGGATGCGCTGAAGGGGAGTGTGTCGATGAAACTGGACAGCGATGCAGTGCGCGCCATCGCGCTGGAGGGACGTTTGTCGCTGACGGACGCGGAACTGGCCGGGGCGGTGCGCTATATCAATAATTTCCTCGAGATGGTGGACCGTTTTAAGGAGCTGGATCTGACGAACGTGGAGCCCTTCGCTTTTGCGGAGTCCGTGGAATGCCCCCTGCGGGAGGATGTCGTCGGGGTGTTTCCCAACGGGAAGGAAATTCTGGCCGCGCGGTCGACCGGGACGGGACCGGCTTTCACGGTTCCGCGTATTATGGGGGAATAGAAAATGCGGCTTCATGAACTGAACGTTCGGGAAATTGCAGCCGGAGTGCGGGCACGAAAATTTTCCGCGGTGGAGGTTTTCGACGACTGTCTGGATCGATCTGTCGCCTGTGAGGGCAAAGTCGCCGCGCTGATCACGACCACGGTGGACGTCGGGCGCAGTCAGGCCCGCCGGATCGACGAGAGGCTGTCCAAAGGCGAGGATCCGGGGCCTCTTGCGGGAGTGCCCGTCGTGCTGAAGGACAACATGTGTACCCGCGGCGTTCGAACCACGGCGGGCAGCCGCATTCTCGGAGACTGGGCTCCCCCCTACGACGCCACGGTGTGGAGGCTGCTTCAGGAGGCGGGAGCCGTTCTGCTGGGCAAGGCCAACATGGACGAGTTCGCCATGGGAAACACCACGAGCACCTCGGCCTTTGGTCCGACGGCAAATCCCTGGGACCTGACCCGGGTGCCCGGGGGAAGCTCCGGGGGAAGCGCGGCCGTGGTTTCAGCGGGCTATGTTCCTTTTTCTCTGGGCAGCGATACGGGAGGATCCATCCGTCAGCCCGCTTCCTACTGCGGAATCTGCGGACTGAAACCCACCTATGGAATGGTCAGCCGTTACGGCCTGATCGCCTACGGTTCCTCTCTGGACCAGATCGGCCCCTTTACCCGCAACGTGGAAGACATGGCGCTGGTGATGGGAATCCTCGCCAGGCAGGACCCCAGGGACTCCACCAGCACCTGCGGAACCCGGGGAGAGTGTTTTTCGAAGCTCTCCGACGGCATGAAGGGAAAACGGGTGGCGCTGGTCCGTGATTTTAAGGAATTTACCCTCGACCAGGGCATCGCCGAGGCCATGAAAAAAACCATCGCCGCGCTGGAAAGCGCCGGAGCCGAGATGGTGGAGGTGTCTCTGCCCACGGTGGGGCGTTATGCGGTGGCCTGTTACTACGCCATCGCCGCCTCGGAGGCCCATACAAACCTGGCGCGTTTCGACGGAGTGCGCTACGGCTACACGGTGGACTCGTCCACGGGCCTGAAGGATATGTTCCAGGAGGTGCGTTCCTTTGGTTTCGGCGGGGAGGTCAAGTCGCGGATCATCGCGGGAACCTGCCTCACGGAGCCGGTCCGGAGCGAACAGTATTATGTGGCGGCAACGCGGGTTCGCACGCTGATCGCGAGGGAATTTTCCGAGGCGTTTCAGAACGCGGACTGTATTCTGCAGCCGGTTACGCCCTCTCTGGCGCCGAAGATCGGGGAGGCCGACGAGGACGCCATGAAGGGCTACGAATCGGACCTCTACACGCTTCCCGTCAACATGGCCGGTCTGCCCGGGTACTCGTTTTTTACGGGACATTACGACGCCGGTCTGGGGTTGCCTGTGGGGCTGCAGCTCGTGGGACCGCGCTGGAGCGACGGTGAACTGCTGAACATGGGATTTGCGCTGGAAAAGGCTCTGGGCGCTCCCGTAATCGCCAAAGCGGGACTCTGAGGGGGGATTCAGAATGTCCGACAAGGAACTGACTTTTACGCCGGTTATCGGTATTGAAATTCATATACAGCTCAAAACGAAATCCAAAATTTTCTGCACCTGTTCGGCTGATTACACGAACGATGAACCCAACTCCCACATCTGCCCGGTCTGCATGGGGCTTCCCGGCTCGCTGCCCGTCCTGAACAGAGCCGTGGTGCAGCAGGGGATGCTGGCGGGGCTGGCGCTGAACTGCTCCATCGTTTCGCCTACACTGTTTTTCCGTAAATCTTATTACTATCCCGACCTGCCGAAGGGGTTTCAGACGACCCAGAGCGACCTTCCCATCGCGGCCAGCGGGTGGCTGATGATCAGCGACGATGCGGGCAGCCCCAAAAAAGTCCGCATCAATCGCCTGCATCTGGAGGAAGACGTGGGCAAGCTGCACCACAGCGCCTCCGATGGCAGACTGGAGGGAGCGGAAACCTCCTGGGTCGACTACAACCGTTCGGGGCTGCCTCTGGCGGAGATCGTCTCGGAACCGGATATTTCCTCGGCCCGGGAGGCTGTGGAATACGTGACGGCCCTGCGCCGGCGGGTGCGATACGCGGGGGCGTCGGACGTGGACCTGGAAAAAGGAATGATGCGCTTTGACGCCAACGTCTCCATGAAGTGCTCGGACGGGCGATGGGGACGCAAGGTCGAGGTCAAGAATATGAACTCTTTCCGCGCTCTGGAGAGGGCCATCGAGTTTGAAATTAAGCGCCAGATAAAAGTCATGAGGGAAGGGGGCGAAGTTCTTCAGGAAACCCGGCACTGGAACGACGCCAAAGAAGTTACCCGGGCGTCCCGGGTGAAGGAGTTCTACCGCAAGTTCATCGTGGAGCCCGACCTGCCGCCCATGGTGGTCACTCCGGAGTGGATCGAACGGGTGAAGGCGACTCTGCCGGAAATGCCGGATCAGAAGATGGCACGTTACGTGAAGGAGCTGGGGCTTACGGAGGTGGACGCTTCCGTTTTGACGGATTCCCGGGACGTGGCGGAGTATTTCGAGGCCTGCATCGCCTGCGGCGCGAACCCCGTCAGGGCGGGAAACTGGATCCGGACGGAAATTTTGCGGTTCATGGGAGAGCGTCAGGTCGGAGCCGGCGACGTCCCCGTAAAACCCGAGGCTCTTGCGGAGCTGGTTCGTTCCGTCGACGACGGAAATCTTTCCACCACGGCGGCAAAAACGGTGTTCGAGGCCATGCTGGAGGGACTTCCCTTTGCCGAAGCGGTGAAGAAAAGCGGCGCCGTAACGGGAGGGCTCGATGCCGACGCGCTGGCGAAGGTCGTGAGTGAGATCCTGGCCGGCAACGCCGACGTCATCGAAGAAATAAAATCCGGGAAGGACACCAAAGGGAAAAAGATGAAATTCCTGCAGGGTCTCGTTATGCGGGAAACAAAGGGGCAGGCGCGTCCGGACGAGGTAAGCGCCGCAATTGAGGCGTCCCTGAAGTCATAAGAAAACATATCGATCCTGGTGTTGGGGTAATCGGGGCGACCCTGCCGCAAACAAAGGGGGAATACGTTTATGAAAAACATTGCAGGAGATTGTTTTATTTGAAAAGTTAAAGAGGAGGTAGTGGATATTATGGGATCACGTCAACCTGAGAACACGAGAAGTTTTGCACTGGTGGCTCATGGCGGCGCCGGAAAAACGACACTGGCGGAGGCCATGCTTTTCGACAACGGCCAGATTTCCCGAATGGGAAAAACGGAATCGGGCAATACGGTCAGTGACTTCAGCTCGGAGGAACAAAAACGCCAGATCTCGATCAGCACCTCTCTCATGACGCTGGAGCGCGCCGGGAAGACTCTTTTTATGCTGGACACGCCGGGTTTTGCGGATTTTACCGGTGAGATGA is a genomic window of Synergistaceae bacterium containing:
- a CDS encoding metalloregulator ArsR/SmtB family transcription factor, coding for MDNKILFCDCEAVHQDVVDRVKPQMPEESRLYDVADFFKMFADSTRIRILWALEESELCVCDLAALLNMTKSAISHQLKTLRMAKLVKFRKDGKVVYYSLDDHHIKDILLTALQHVDE
- the gatA gene encoding Asp-tRNA(Asn)/Glu-tRNA(Gln) amidotransferase subunit GatA; the encoded protein is MRLHELNVREIAAGVRARKFSAVEVFDDCLDRSVACEGKVAALITTTVDVGRSQARRIDERLSKGEDPGPLAGVPVVLKDNMCTRGVRTTAGSRILGDWAPPYDATVWRLLQEAGAVLLGKANMDEFAMGNTTSTSAFGPTANPWDLTRVPGGSSGGSAAVVSAGYVPFSLGSDTGGSIRQPASYCGICGLKPTYGMVSRYGLIAYGSSLDQIGPFTRNVEDMALVMGILARQDPRDSTSTCGTRGECFSKLSDGMKGKRVALVRDFKEFTLDQGIAEAMKKTIAALESAGAEMVEVSLPTVGRYAVACYYAIAASEAHTNLARFDGVRYGYTVDSSTGLKDMFQEVRSFGFGGEVKSRIIAGTCLTEPVRSEQYYVAATRVRTLIAREFSEAFQNADCILQPVTPSLAPKIGEADEDAMKGYESDLYTLPVNMAGLPGYSFFTGHYDAGLGLPVGLQLVGPRWSDGELLNMGFALEKALGAPVIAKAGL
- the gatB gene encoding Asp-tRNA(Asn)/Glu-tRNA(Gln) amidotransferase subunit GatB, which produces MSDKELTFTPVIGIEIHIQLKTKSKIFCTCSADYTNDEPNSHICPVCMGLPGSLPVLNRAVVQQGMLAGLALNCSIVSPTLFFRKSYYYPDLPKGFQTTQSDLPIAASGWLMISDDAGSPKKVRINRLHLEEDVGKLHHSASDGRLEGAETSWVDYNRSGLPLAEIVSEPDISSAREAVEYVTALRRRVRYAGASDVDLEKGMMRFDANVSMKCSDGRWGRKVEVKNMNSFRALERAIEFEIKRQIKVMREGGEVLQETRHWNDAKEVTRASRVKEFYRKFIVEPDLPPMVVTPEWIERVKATLPEMPDQKMARYVKELGLTEVDASVLTDSRDVAEYFEACIACGANPVRAGNWIRTEILRFMGERQVGAGDVPVKPEALAELVRSVDDGNLSTTAAKTVFEAMLEGLPFAEAVKKSGAVTGGLDADALAKVVSEILAGNADVIEEIKSGKDTKGKKMKFLQGLVMRETKGQARPDEVSAAIEASLKS